CAGGAGCCCAAAAAAGgattgcaaaacatttgatacCAAAAGCTGAAGAGATTTTTAGAGGACTACACCAGCTCACCCTTTGCTCTCTCTGTATTCCTCACCCTAAATCAGTCGCTCCAATATGGGTGTAAATAATAAAGAAGGTGAAGCAGCGCtatctgtcactttgcatAAGAAGCTTTAAATAGCCACGGTGGGCCCAGAATCATCCCGCGAGACGGCACCTGTAACTGAGCTAGTTTGAAACGCAACATCTTCACTTTTTGTTGAAAGAAGAGGATGTGagcaattgttatttttatccaTACAGTCAAGCGACGCTTTGAGCGCCACTCCAGTTGATTTGAACCGGTGGCGTGTCAGACGAGCAGGTAAACAAGAGTGACGCTGGCACTCTTACGTCTATTTCTGGTGAACACCCACACGGAGCTGAAAAAGCGCAAAATGAAGAGTTACCGGATCAGCTACCGATTATCCTAGCTTCTTCTATTTCTTCTACTTTTGTATTTTCCGTCAGTCTGGCTGTTTTCCATGAATTGATACCGCGACAGACTTCTCGTGTGTGGGTCAGAAAATCTCGATTATCGTTGTGTGTGTTGATTtcccatttaaaataattggtTATAAAAGATATCCGATTATCCGCATTCAAAGGATGTCAGCGAATTAACGAGCGGACGGAACATCCGTTTATCTGGCTCTTCTTCTGCTCctcctttttgtttccagTCAGACCAAGTCAACAGtatgttttattcatgctGCTAGAGGCTCCTCACTTGATTTGTGTTCAAGGACACAGcgccgtccatccgtccgttgGTCTCGCCCGGTCAGCCGGCTCTATCGCCCTCGTAACGCTTCCTGTTTTCACCGCAATCGGAGAACGTTATCGATTAAACGAGAAGATTGTGCGCTTTGTTGTTGCTCTGAAGTTTGGCTTTCTGAAGCACTGgtggatttgttgttttaggAAAGACAAACCGTTTAAAGAGTAGATATGAATTTTTTAAAGGGGAAAATCCTAAACAAAGTGTTGACATGAGCAGATGTTTGTGAGTCATGAGTTGTTCCTCAAAGccagctgactttttttttagcctgttTTAACACTGCATGTTGATACTTCATCACATTACGAGATGCTTGgaagtcaagaaaaaaaaatgtgactcaaTTATCGCAGCTTAAGTGCTTTTCCACCCGCTTCCTCGTCTTTGATTTACTGTAGCGACAGATTgttgccactagagggcgtgTCGGACATTGATGTGTGTGCATACAGTTGCTAAACTTCTGAGATTGACCGTCGCGACAGTAGGAGATGTTTATTGCGAGCCTAATTTACCCAGACTACGCTATGGCACGAAAAACgaggggggggttgttttGTTGTAGCGCCTGTTGTTGGTCGCCAGCAGCTTTTCTCGCCATCAACAATCCCGATAGAAAGATAAACAGGGTCTGGCCCTGCAGGGAAAACACCATGTTGAGGACCTCATGTGGTGTCTTGGCATGGAGCTGTGGCAACCTCATTTGCTGATGCTCTACATTGAGTCAAACAAGCTTATTTTGCTATTAGGCTGCAATTTACCCGATTGGACTATAGAGGATAAAAAAAGGGGGCGTGGCTGAGGGCGGACAACCTgtgagaaaatagtttttatttgtcacGGTTTCACTTGTCTGGCATCCGAAAGGTTTGTTATTTACTGACGTGTAAACCTCGCTAAGATATTTGTGTAACAATGTAACGTTATTGAAATTTTGGCGATTTTGGCGAACGGTGACTGGAGTGGGCGTGTCTGCGTGTGATTGACAGCTCGAGGGCCAGGAGGCGCATCTCATCTGTTTGGGCATCCTCCCACTTGGAAGGcctttctctctcacacacatttttttctttcttttttttttttgagtggtGGAAGTAATTTCATTTCGAACACTGCCAGCGCCGCTGCATGATCACTTACGAGCATCATAATGCTTCATGGCAGCCGCATGAAGTGAAATCGCGTGAATTGGATAAAATGATTTCGTTCCATTTGGCGCGGCCATTCCATCCTTTTCTTCCTCACGTCATTTCTATGCCGTAGCAAAATGATAGCTCATTATTTGACACGAAAGCATCAAGTGTgatgggggatttttttttttttacttgcctGCCTGTTGAAATTCATAATttacgaaatttaaaaatgctcagatgtgttttttttagttctctTTATCCCGAATGAAGTAAATTGAACAAATCTGTCgttttctcttctctcttaCATGTCTCTTCTCTGCCATCTGATCTTATCAGGtaagaaaatgctttttatttacaatattatCACAAACAAGCACACACTTGACCTCCATTTTGATCACATGGCGCCAAATGATCCAAATGTAACCCTATTCAACACTATCAACCTCGGGGATGTATTTTCTCCCCGAGAAGCCTCGCCAGTGTCGATATATGGGGGCGCCGCTTAAAGGTCCAGCGCTTAGTCCTGCTGGGAACACTGGGAGCCTTTAATGACAAATCGATGCGACGGGGGACACGGAGCTTGCAAAGGTCTCGGCAAAGTGCAAGCCGACCCGGACGATAAACTtgataacaacaataaaaaaactagCTGGACTGCAGTCACAATCAAACGTGGTAatagattattttattgttgtgaCCAATCTGTGACATTTGCTTTAATAGCGCAGAGATAAATAAGACCATAAATGAAGGCCTCCACTTTTtaatcaacaaaacaaaacagggtGTAGCTGCAATAATTGatataaatattgttttacTTTCGTTTCACAAGACAGAATATGTTGTAacgttgctaaccaaaacagcagcacctagcAAAAGAAATGTGTACAACTAAAAGAACGGAACAGCGTGAAGGCAATTTCCATCTGAGCGTGGGCAGgacaagatgaaaaaaaaactagagtAGCGAGCAGGCGAGAGGGAAAAGGCCTCGCTGGCTCGCTGCCTACGCCGACCCGGCCTATCAAACGAAATGGCGGCTCACAAAAGCCACTCTGTGTgagtccttgttttgttttttaagagCAGCTCCCCTCGCGCGACACGGACGGACGTCTCTGTCGGAGGCGACTTGACGCCCGCCGCCGCGTCTCAATGAAAACTATTCGGCCCACACATGAGCCACTTTTTGTTGCCAGCCGATTAAACATGAATACTAAACTGGaatacaaaaccaaaacaccTGCTGGTTTGTCTAAAACAtctcaaaatagaaaaagcGGCAGCGTCTATCGCCCCAGAACATCAGGTCCCACTCAAACACTCGCGTCGCCCCAGTCCAAACATTCTCGGCGGCCTCGCTCTTGTTTACACTCGCTCGCATGGCAACGGCCCAACTATTGTGCGGGTCAGCGCTCGGACGCCATTAGCCCCGTGAGCGGAGGGGAGGATTTGCAGGAAGTCCACCATGAGCTCAATGCCGCACAAAGGGACGCTGTGAAGGCCGTCCGCAGTCACGAACATTGCGGGAGTTTCCTATATTGTCCACGTGTACTCCTAAAATATAATTAGTTGTGATTTTACTTGATTTGGAGGGCATTTGAAGTATTTCTGGAATGAAGGACTTGCTTGTTCACTCCCTCAAGGGAGGGACGCACTCTCGCCAGCCGAGACCTTTTGCACAAAAAGGTCGGGAAAGAAATTTGCCTTCGTAAACTTGCACATATGCTGAAAACAGAATAGAAACATTTTGTCTTGTACGTGTGCTGCtttcatttcacttttttgtacACGCGAGATGCGTCACGTGGTTATTGCGACACCGCTCTCACCGTTTCAACTTCCTTTTGATCTCGAATCGGAGTTTTGCGATTTTGTCTCGTCCTTCACAGCTATCTGAGATCATAATTGCCTTTCTAACACTCCACAGCGCGTTTGCAATGAGCTAAGTGTCTCTGCGCCTCTTTTGTGAGCGCCGACATGTTGCTGACCCAGACAATCTAACGAACCACAGCCAAAAAACATCGATGGAAAAATCTTGCTCAATTCGCCGCCTCAGCTGCTGCCGCCGATTCTGCTGGTGGTTTGGCCGCGATCGGATTCCCATCTGGTCAATTCATTTTTAGCCCCGCAAACATCTGCGTGACGTTGTCGCGGGGGGAAAAGCGAAAGTAGCGCCAGCGGTGCAGATAAAGCATCCCACTGATGTTTTATGGCGATAACAAATACATCCTCTTAGCTCAATGCTaacaaataatgcaaactgcaaTAGACAGGCTAACAAATAGCCACCCTGTTTAAAACCTTCAGCAATGGATATGTGTGCATACCTGGAGagacaatatttattttttttactcccgACTCTTTTTTCAAGTCCAGTTCAGACTgtaatttgaaagaaaattgcTTTCACTTGAGTAcagagtgtgagtgtgtctACTTGTGGGTCGCTTCCCTTGTCTTACTCATCACCAATGAATTCCCCCTCCTTCACGTCTGTGTGTTCACTCCATTGCTTGTGCATGAAGTCACCGCTATGGTTTTTTGCGCAATAAATAACACAATCCTGTCTCCACTTTTCTCTTActcagtttttttccccccccagcTGTTTGAGCATAACTCCCTAAGCGGCTGCATGCTTTTGCCATTGAAGGagacattttgctttttttttttttttttatggtggaCTGGTTCTCGCCAtctcgccagcaaatgtatgcATAACACAGTTGCGGGGGGAGTAAAGACAATGAAAGCACGGCCATTCACCGCATGTGAATTCATTAATTCCGACTTGAAACTCTTGTCTGAGATTCTTTGGGCAgaggttgtcatggtaacagaAGCAAGGCTTTGCTCTTTAATGTTCACATCAATTGCACAACCTGATTGAATCATAATTAAATCATATTGCGTTGACATTGTTCAAATGCGTGTTCAGATCAAGCTGAACTCTTCCCATTCGTcataaatatgaatatgatgacatttttttgctcATCTCCACCACATAATGAGATTAAATGTAATCAAATGTCAGTCAAATGTTCCAAGagttttaatgaattggactCACCGTTTCAATACTTTTGACGGCTCACTCAACTCGGTGAAAAGATCTCTGTCGCCCTCTGGTGGCATTTCGCTGCATATGTCTAAACTCAGACTTCTCCACGTTAGTAGGCCACAATAAAAGAAACGAAAATACACCGCcccccagccccccccccaaatctacATTTATATTACCTGGATAttaatgcaaatatttcagttttgccatttttattcCAAGTAATTATTCTGATATTACAAATACATCAGGGATTGTCTGTTCCATAAGCAGCCTCTTTCCAAACTATGAAtgcgtttttcttttccactaTCCTCGTCCTATCTTTAACGCCACCGCTAGCCTCCGGTCACAAACTGCTGTTGCCTACATTACAGCGAGAGGTGGGTGGGGGGCTTGCACCCGGTTACCATGGCGACACTCCCAAGTGgcctgtctctttttttttttccatgctgcTAATGGGAAATAAAGACCCGGAATTGAGGTGCTTGGACAAAACTATAAAAGGAGAGAAATGTGAGGAAAATTCCACAAGCTTGTGATTAATCTGATTAGTTTTGTCCTTTGCAATCACTTACCACCACTTATTCTCGACTCttcttattctttttttttttgtcttcatcagTCCTCTTTTGAAATTCgtccagtaccatgatttgaCAGTCTCAACATTTTTCTTGGAGCAGTTTCTGGGTCACGGGGGTTGTGTATGAATAATAAACAGCTGTCTGCTTTTTGCCGAGAATTATTTATAAGGCACCGTCTCATTAGTAACCTGCGTCTCATCTCGtccttcttttgttttttctttttccgtcGATATAAAGAGAAAAGTGGGATATGCTGATTAGCTGATTGCTAACAAATGCTTCAATGAGTGTTTGTCTTCACGTGTCCAGTTTTGCTTCTCTCGCCAAAAATCAGCTGAGACAGTTCCAGCTCTGCCGTGACCTTTATGAGAACAAGCACGATAGAAATTGGATGGAATATCATCCAAAACGGAGGGAAATTTATGATGTCTGGAGCACATTTTTGTTAGCACATTATTGATAGGATGGGGCTGGTAAATGATAAGAAGGacgttgatttttttttttccccccgagCTGGGTGACTAAGCAGAAAGAGAAtcagtgagggagggaggtcagCACAAAGTCAGACAAGCGCCGCAGGCTGAAATAGCGTAAGGTCAGCCAGACCGGCTGCTAATTGCACCCCCACGAGGCACACGCACGTCTAACACAAAATgttgttgctaaccaaaacagcagcacctaatACGTTTCTGTGTAGAAATAAAACCCTAATGTGgtcttgtgttttgtttccaggGCCTTGTACACGTACGAAGATGACAGCAACGACTTGACGCTGGCATCATCAGGAGGTCATCATTTCCGTTTGATCCGCTGCTTCCGTTTTAGCTGACGTTTATTGACGACgatttttctttccactgCAGGGGGCGGCCTGGCAGAGATCACGTTGACTTTTGATCACGCCCGGGTGATGTACGGCTTCTGCAGCCTGAAGGAGCCCAATGCTGCCCTGCCGCGATATATCCTCATTAACTGggtaagtttaaaaaaaaaataaaaataaaaaacacacacatagcctccaaatttttttttaaacacacagaaaagcTTTCAattcagaaaaacaaactatAGAAGAAATATTTGCTATGCTAACAGTTAGCAAGATAGCCACTTGTATTAGGATAATCCAGAACTTCCAACCAGAGCTaaagctaacatgctaacagtTGGAATAAATAACGCTTTGTGTCATTACGTTTTATCACCGTGACGCAGCACACGAGCTTCTCAGGAACACTCTCTTCACCGAGTCAGCGGTGTTCTTATTGAGTTTTATGACTTTACTTCCAGGTTGGAGATGATGTTCCCGATGCCAGGAAGTGCGCCTGTGCTAGCCACGTGGCCACCATTGCAGACTTCTTCCAGGTAATCTTCATGAAGATCCGATGACAAATTCGATTTACGTCAGTTTCTCGCATCCGTGGGAAATTGAGCGGACATGTCTAGCATGACAACATGCACCAAAAAAGAATCCACGCTGCAAATTAAACAGGAaggggcagccattttggttggaggcggccattttgggcaAGTTGGGCATTTTCCTGTGCACgtcattactaaaaaaaaggtttccaCATTCATGATGGAATATTCTATTTGGGAAGCAAGCGTGTTAAACGTGGTAGGATGATCAAAGAAGAGCGTGTGAGCTCGCATGACTAATACTGTCACTCTTTTAAGTGATATATGTGCGCGCTACACCTGGCGGACGGCCTATTTTTTGGATTTGCCGAGCCGTTCAAAGGAATAAGATTAAAGCAGCGGTGAACGGGATTGTCCACGTTTATGTCAGCACTGAGCATTTTTTGCGCCCCTTCTTCAGGGTGTGGCCGTCATCATCAACGCCAGCAGTCTGGACGACATCGACCCGTCCGCCATCGGACAGCGTCTCACCAACGGGGCGACGGTGGCGGCCAGTCCCGTCCTGAGCCGTCTGAAAACCAGAGAGGAGGAGCTCGCAGACGTGGTATTAGGCGGGGAACGAGGCTGATACGATTAACGCCGATTACAATACGATTCAAAGTTGCGCTATTTAATCGAAGTAGGATCAGTGgtttttgtcatctttcacacaaatgttttttctttctgttcttTCTTCCCCCCGGGAGAAGGGCGCGGTATACCAAAAGACCAACGCAGAGGTGGAGATGAAGAAAATCAATCGAGAAGAATTCTGGGAGCAGGCCAAGGTTGGTGGAGCAAACCccaataaacaaacaatcatCACACTGTTGGCGAGACGTGGATTTTTGGTGTCCAGCGCGAGGAGGAGctgaggaaggaggaggagaggaagaagcTGTCCGAGGAGCGTCAGCGTTTCGAGGAGGAACGAATGGAGCTGGAGCGGAAAGAGCAGGAGAACCGAGAGAGGAGGTACCACGAGCGAGAGAGGCAGATCGAAGAGCACAGGTGGACCGCATTCTCTCAGAgcttagtttaaaaaaaaaaaaaaaaaagacatcatcaTAATTTCATGTTGTGCTTTGTTTATTTAGGAAGAAGCtacaagaagaagaggaggccaAAGACAGGTTGCAGACTCAGACCACCTTAGTAAGTGGccgttgccatgacaacggGACAACAGCATTCTCCAGACTGGAACTCATTTTGtataaaagtcaaattaaCTACAAAGAATGGAATTGTGATTTCCGCAGCCTGCAGAGCTGAGCATCGATGACCTCAGCCTGGACAAGAAGGAGTCTGAAGTGGAGGTATGCTCAAACTTTCCTTTTGTcacaattgtttgtttttttatataatcaTGCCAAAcatgcaattaaaaacaaaacttgtcGCATCCCTCTTACATGTTCAGGAGGCGAAAGCCATCATAGCTCAGCGGTCAGGAAACCCCCGCGAGTTCTTCAAGCAGAAGGAACGAGCCATGACCATCAGTGTCGACACCTCACCTGTCACTATCCACCGCGCCGGTAATTGAGAACGCTCACCAGACTTtgcaaatatcaaaataataaatcttcCACCTCGCCACTATGTCAACAAACTTTTAGCGTCGGAAATCGGAAGTCTGTTGGCTCCATTGTGAAAAAGGCCCTGCCTCCCTCAGTGTTTCTATGGCAACTGCTCATCAAGTTGTCATGTggccaatttatttatttttttttacttgacacTGCGCTTTACGCTTGCTGGAAggtttggatttttctttttctgctatttattgacacaaaaggaagaggaagaagcggccacatttcattttcttgcatGCAATCTGCACTGTGGGCGTGTGCAAGCGCActaacctcctcctcctcttttctctttcttttcccTCCATTTAACCCCAACCATCTTTTTACTTACTTCacgatgacccccccccccaaccccattTCGTGTTTCTCCCTTGGTTACGTTGCTTGCGTCTTTATGTCGGCTGTGTGTGGGCGTGACTGCGTGTCGCACTCCCCCCGTGGCCCAAACCCGCCTCCCCCCCCGCTAGGCCGCTTGGACAGCCCCTTCTTGAGACAGCAGCACAGTCCCAGCAGCCCCACTTCGACTCCCCCGCCCAGGGGTGCGTCACCCCTGCGCACCAGCGCGCCACACGCACGGACGCACCGCGCCGCCGGTAGGTACAGCGCTTTTTCCCGGACGGAAGACGGAGGAGGAGCCAATTGAGAAAGCCGATAGAGTGTTTCACTTTCGTTTCTTACCTGTGAGTGTCTTCCGCACCTCTTTTGACTTTTGTAGCACTTTAGCGTGGTGTGCTGTTGTGCCCCCTAGGGGACAACGACGAGCAAGCCAGCGGGGAGCGCAATGTGGCCGCCGTCTCGCCCATCCCCAAAATCGTCACCACGCCCATCAAGGAGGACGCCAAGATGGAGAACGACTTCGCATTTGACTGGGGTGAGTAACCGAAATATTTTGTCGAATCAACCGAGATCCAAGTCGTATAAGCCAATCGTGTTTATCGCTCAGAGCCAAAGCAGGAGCAGAAAGCTCCGGTCCAGGAGTCCAGCACCGCCAAGCCGGTACAGAGCGTGGCCCCCCGGGCCCGCGAGCCCGCCGCCTTCTCCGCGTGGGATTCGACTACAGACGGCCTGGCGGACGTGTGGGACGCCGCCCCCCCGGCCGAGCCCCCCCGCGCCTCTTCCAATCTGGTGGACCTGATGGGCGACCCGCCTCCCGGGGACCTCGTGGACGGCGCCGGCGGCGGTCGCTCGCAGCCGCTCCTCAGCTTCGACGACGTGATGGACGGCGGCCTGTGCTCGGCGGCCGACGACGACCCGACCAGCCTGGTGGACGTCGACGCCGCCGAGCAGATGACGCTTAGCTATCAGCATGCGCTGCAGCACGCCACCAGTGACGGTCAGACGCTCATGACCAATGGCGAGATGCTGATGAAGGAAGCAACTCAGGTCTGTTACACTCCTTGATATTTCACAGGATTAATAATTAATACCCTCAATTGTGTTCTCATAGGCAAGTGAAGGCTACttcagccaatcgcaggagGAGGAATTCGCCCAATCAGAGCAGGGCTCGGCAAAACCCGCACCTGTCTTTTATAACAAGCCACCAGGTTAGTCTGTTGCAATGCCTTTCTCTCCCAGTCTAATGCGGTGTTGTAGTGCCACCTAGTGGTTCAGGAATTCATTCCACtaatattcttttttatttcctcatttgttttgcaaaataaatccaaagCCAAACGCTGACTGTTGCTCTGTGG
The sequence above is drawn from the Syngnathus acus chromosome 14, fSynAcu1.2, whole genome shotgun sequence genome and encodes:
- the dbn1 gene encoding drebrin isoform X1, yielding MASSSSSSSSPSFSSSSSSLIPRLSSISSGLDAPLGSNMAVNLAKNRLALLTAYQDVIDESTDTDWALYTYEDDSNDLTLASSGGGGLAEITLTFDHARVMYGFCSLKEPNAALPRYILINWVGDDVPDARKCACASHVATIADFFQGVAVIINASSLDDIDPSAIGQRLTNGATVAASPVLSRLKTREEELADVKGAVYQKTNAEVEMKKINREEFWEQAKREEELRKEEERKKLSEERQRFEEERMELERKEQENRERRYHERERQIEEHRKKLQEEEEAKDRLQTQTTLPAELSIDDLSLDKKESEVEVQEAKAIIAQRSGNPREFFKQKERAMTISVDTSPVTIHRAGRLDSPFLRQQHSPSSPTSTPPPRGASPLRTSAPHARTHRAAGDNDEQASGERNVAAVSPIPKIVTTPIKEDAKMENDFAFDWEPKQEQKAPVQESSTAKPVQSVAPRAREPAAFSAWDSTTDGLADVWDAAPPAEPPRASSNLVDLMGDPPPGDLVDGAGGGRSQPLLSFDDVMDGGLCSAADDDPTSLVDVDAAEQMTLSYQHALQHATSDGQTLMTNGEMLMKEATQASEGYFSQSQEEEFAQSEQGSAKPAPVFYNKPPEIDITCWDADPVADDDDD
- the dbn1 gene encoding drebrin isoform X2, which encodes MASSSSSSSSPSFSSSSSSLIPRLSSISSGLDAPLGSNMAVNLAKNRLALLTAYQDVIDESTDTDWALYTYEDDSNDLTLASSGGGGLAEITLTFDHARVMYGFCSLKEPNAALPRYILINWVGDDVPDARKCACASHVATIADFFQGVAVIINASSLDDIDPSAIGQRLTNGATVAASPVLSRLKTREEELADVGAVYQKTNAEVEMKKINREEFWEQAKREEELRKEEERKKLSEERQRFEEERMELERKEQENRERRYHERERQIEEHRKKLQEEEEAKDRLQTQTTLPAELSIDDLSLDKKESEVEVQEAKAIIAQRSGNPREFFKQKERAMTISVDTSPVTIHRAGRLDSPFLRQQHSPSSPTSTPPPRGASPLRTSAPHARTHRAAGDNDEQASGERNVAAVSPIPKIVTTPIKEDAKMENDFAFDWEPKQEQKAPVQESSTAKPVQSVAPRAREPAAFSAWDSTTDGLADVWDAAPPAEPPRASSNLVDLMGDPPPGDLVDGAGGGRSQPLLSFDDVMDGGLCSAADDDPTSLVDVDAAEQMTLSYQHALQHATSDGQTLMTNGEMLMKEATQASEGYFSQSQEEEFAQSEQGSAKPAPVFYNKPPEIDITCWDADPVADDDDD
- the dbn1 gene encoding drebrin isoform X4, yielding MASSSSSSSSPSFSSSSSSLIPRLSSISSGLDAPLGSNMAVNLAKNRLALLTAYQDVIDESTDTDWALYTYEDDSNDLTLASSGGGGLAEITLTFDHARVMYGFCSLKEPNAALPRYILINWVGDDVPDARKCACASHVATIADFFQGVAVIINASSLDDIDPSAIGQRLTNGATVAASPVLSRLKTREEELADVGAVYQKTNAEVEMKKINREEFWEQAKREEELRKEEERKKLSEERQRFEEERMELERKEQENRERRYHERERQIEEHRKKLQEEEEAKDRLQTQTTLPAELSIDDLSLDKKESEVEEAKAIIAQRSGNPREFFKQKERAMTISVDTSPVTIHRAGRLDSPFLRQQHSPSSPTSTPPPRGASPLRTSAPHARTHRAAGDNDEQASGERNVAAVSPIPKIVTTPIKEDAKMENDFAFDWEPKQEQKAPVQESSTAKPVQSVAPRAREPAAFSAWDSTTDGLADVWDAAPPAEPPRASSNLVDLMGDPPPGDLVDGAGGGRSQPLLSFDDVMDGGLCSAADDDPTSLVDVDAAEQMTLSYQHALQHATSDGQTLMTNGEMLMKEATQASEGYFSQSQEEEFAQSEQGSAKPAPVFYNKPPEIDITCWDADPVADDDDD
- the dbn1 gene encoding drebrin isoform X6 — its product is MASSSSSSSSPSFSSSSSSLIPRLSSISSGLDAPLGSNMAVNLAKNRLALLTAYQDVIDESTDTDWALYTYEDDSNDLTLASSGGGGLAEITLTFDHARVMYGFCSLKEPNAALPRYILINWVGDDVPDARKCACASHVATIADFFQGVAVIINASSLDDIDPSAIGQRLTNGATVAASPVLSRLKTREEELADVKGAVYQKTNAEVEMKKINREEFWEQAKREEELRKEEERKKLSEERQRFEEERMELERKEQENRERRYHERERQIEEHRKKLQEEEEAKDRLQTQTTLPAELSIDDLSLDKKESEVEEAKAIIAQRSGNPREFFKQKERAMTISVDTSPVTIHRAGDNDEQASGERNVAAVSPIPKIVTTPIKEDAKMENDFAFDWEPKQEQKAPVQESSTAKPVQSVAPRAREPAAFSAWDSTTDGLADVWDAAPPAEPPRASSNLVDLMGDPPPGDLVDGAGGGRSQPLLSFDDVMDGGLCSAADDDPTSLVDVDAAEQMTLSYQHALQHATSDGQTLMTNGEMLMKEATQASEGYFSQSQEEEFAQSEQGSAKPAPVFYNKPPEIDITCWDADPVADDDDD
- the dbn1 gene encoding drebrin isoform X3, coding for MASSSSSSSSPSFSSSSSSLIPRLSSISSGLDAPLGSNMAVNLAKNRLALLTAYQDVIDESTDTDWALYTYEDDSNDLTLASSGGGGLAEITLTFDHARVMYGFCSLKEPNAALPRYILINWVGDDVPDARKCACASHVATIADFFQGVAVIINASSLDDIDPSAIGQRLTNGATVAASPVLSRLKTREEELADVKGAVYQKTNAEVEMKKINREEFWEQAKREEELRKEEERKKLSEERQRFEEERMELERKEQENRERRYHERERQIEEHRKKLQEEEEAKDRLQTQTTLPAELSIDDLSLDKKESEVEEAKAIIAQRSGNPREFFKQKERAMTISVDTSPVTIHRAGRLDSPFLRQQHSPSSPTSTPPPRGASPLRTSAPHARTHRAAGDNDEQASGERNVAAVSPIPKIVTTPIKEDAKMENDFAFDWEPKQEQKAPVQESSTAKPVQSVAPRAREPAAFSAWDSTTDGLADVWDAAPPAEPPRASSNLVDLMGDPPPGDLVDGAGGGRSQPLLSFDDVMDGGLCSAADDDPTSLVDVDAAEQMTLSYQHALQHATSDGQTLMTNGEMLMKEATQASEGYFSQSQEEEFAQSEQGSAKPAPVFYNKPPEIDITCWDADPVADDDDD
- the dbn1 gene encoding drebrin isoform X5, with translation MASSSSSSSSPSFSSSSSSLIPRLSSISSGLDAPLGSNMAVNLAKNRLALLTAYQDVIDESTDTDWALYTYEDDSNDLTLASSGGGGLAEITLTFDHARVMYGFCSLKEPNAALPRYILINWVGDDVPDARKCACASHVATIADFFQGVAVIINASSLDDIDPSAIGQRLTNGATVAASPVLSRLKTREEELADVKGAVYQKTNAEVEMKKINREEFWEQAKREEELRKEEERKKLSEERQRFEEERMELERKEQENRERRYHERERQIEEHRKKLQEEEEAKDRLQTQTTLPAELSIDDLSLDKKESEVEVQEAKAIIAQRSGNPREFFKQKERAMTISVDTSPVTIHRAGDNDEQASGERNVAAVSPIPKIVTTPIKEDAKMENDFAFDWEPKQEQKAPVQESSTAKPVQSVAPRAREPAAFSAWDSTTDGLADVWDAAPPAEPPRASSNLVDLMGDPPPGDLVDGAGGGRSQPLLSFDDVMDGGLCSAADDDPTSLVDVDAAEQMTLSYQHALQHATSDGQTLMTNGEMLMKEATQASEGYFSQSQEEEFAQSEQGSAKPAPVFYNKPPEIDITCWDADPVADDDDD